Proteins encoded by one window of Candidatus Stoquefichus sp. SB1:
- a CDS encoding acyl-[acyl-carrier-protein] thioesterase, giving the protein MEDFLTSEERQIEICEVDYMGQYQLCHLLNRFSEIATISAKNIGMWSEEMMKQYGWVVAKQSLHLDQPIYYKDIITLSTTIDNGSFVAFPRYYFIHKGNQQIGTCSSIWTLIDIHKRRIVSPKKIGIDIPKVEHGIHLDEPQTICLDIPLNFITTRQVLYSDVDTNQHMNNTRYIQWALDVMDYTVHKEYFISDLHIQYKKEIRPLKFVQLYLGNQDNRYIVEGRDEDESVYFTIEIYFNKR; this is encoded by the coding sequence ATGGAAGATTTTTTAACTAGTGAAGAAAGACAAATAGAAATATGTGAAGTTGATTATATGGGACAATATCAATTATGTCATCTCTTAAATCGTTTTTCTGAAATTGCGACTATTAGTGCTAAGAATATTGGTATGTGGAGTGAAGAAATGATGAAACAATATGGATGGGTTGTGGCGAAACAAAGTCTCCATTTAGATCAGCCTATTTATTATAAAGATATCATTACATTATCAACTACAATTGATAATGGTTCATTTGTGGCTTTTCCAAGATACTATTTTATTCATAAAGGAAATCAACAGATTGGAACTTGTTCTTCTATTTGGACATTAATAGATATTCACAAAAGAAGAATTGTTTCTCCTAAAAAAATAGGTATTGACATTCCAAAAGTAGAACATGGAATTCATTTAGATGAACCACAAACAATCTGTTTAGATATTCCTTTAAATTTTATCACAACAAGACAAGTTCTTTATAGTGATGTTGATACCAATCAGCATATGAATAATACAAGATATATTCAATGGGCATTAGATGTGATGGATTATACAGTTCACAAAGAGTATTTTATAAGTGATTTACATATTCAATATAAAAAAGAAATTCGTCCTTTAAAGTTTGTACAATTATATTTAGGAAATCAGGATAATAGATATATTGTTGAAGGACGAGATGAAGATGAAAGTGTTTATTTTACAATAGAAATTTATTTTAATAAGAGATAA